A section of the Hemibagrus wyckioides isolate EC202008001 linkage group LG04, SWU_Hwy_1.0, whole genome shotgun sequence genome encodes:
- the ss18l2 gene encoding SS18-like protein 2: protein MSVVFVPKKQRGKAQINQETIQRLLNENDQLVRCIAEYMQKGRATECVQYQQILHRNIVYLGTIADASPDVPALREDASALTGTKDVSKT from the exons ATGTCTGTTGTTTTTGTGCCAAAGAAACAACGCGGAAAAGCGCAAATCAATCAAGAAACCATCCAAAGA CTGCTGAATGAAAATGACCAGCTCGTGAGGTGCATAGCGGAGTACATGCAGAAGGGCAGAGCCACTGAATGTGTACA atACCAACAGATCCTCCACAGAAACATAGTTTATCTAGGAACGATAGCTGACGCCAGTCCTGATGTACCT GCTCTTCGTGAAGACGCATCAGCTCTGACCGGAACAAAGGACGTTTCTAAAACCTGA